In one Lysobacter alkalisoli genomic region, the following are encoded:
- a CDS encoding amidohydrolase has translation MNNLRISLVQGDTRWHDPEANRGYYGGLVASLRGITDLVLLPETFTSGFSNDAIERAEDMDGPTVAWMREQAASIDAAVTGSVQLRVDGHVFNRMLFVTPDGSVQHYDKRHLFRYANEHERYAAGRERLTVEWKGWRICPQVCYDLRFPVFARNRYNVEREGQLDYDLLLFVANWPAARAYPWKTLLRARAIENLCYVAGLNRVGTDGNGIHYSGDSAVIDFLGHPVSECTDEEVVATTTLLADELQAHRGRFPAMLDGDRFELV, from the coding sequence ATGAACAACCTCCGCATCTCACTCGTCCAGGGCGACACCCGCTGGCATGACCCCGAGGCCAACCGCGGGTACTACGGCGGGCTGGTCGCGTCGCTGCGCGGCATCACCGATCTGGTGCTGCTCCCGGAAACCTTCACCAGCGGTTTTTCCAACGATGCGATCGAGCGTGCCGAAGACATGGACGGCCCGACCGTGGCGTGGATGCGCGAACAGGCCGCCAGCATCGACGCGGCGGTCACCGGAAGCGTGCAGTTGCGCGTCGATGGTCATGTGTTCAACCGGATGCTGTTCGTGACCCCGGACGGCAGCGTGCAGCATTACGACAAGCGTCACCTGTTCCGGTACGCCAACGAGCACGAGCGCTACGCCGCCGGCCGCGAGCGGCTGACGGTGGAGTGGAAGGGCTGGCGGATCTGCCCGCAGGTCTGCTACGACCTGCGCTTCCCGGTGTTCGCGCGCAATCGCTACAACGTCGAACGCGAAGGCCAGCTCGACTACGACCTGTTGCTGTTCGTCGCCAACTGGCCGGCCGCGCGCGCGTATCCGTGGAAGACCCTGTTGCGGGCGAGGGCGATCGAGAACCTGTGCTACGTCGCCGGTCTCAACCGGGTCGGCACCGACGGCAACGGCATCCACTATTCGGGTGACAGCGCGGTGATCGATTTCCTCGGCCATCCGGTCAGCGAATGCACCGACGAGGAAGTGGTCGCCACCACGACGCTGCTGGCGGACGAACTGCAGGCGCATCGCGGGCGATTCCCGGCGATGCTGGACGGCGACCGCTTCGAGCTGGTCTGA